The Macaca nemestrina isolate mMacNem1 chromosome 12, mMacNem.hap1, whole genome shotgun sequence genome contains a region encoding:
- the LOC105468656 gene encoding olfactory receptor 51F1 — protein MLQNQDTMEILSNSTSKFPTFLLTGIPGLESSHAWISIPFCCFYAIALSGNSMILFVITIQQSLHEPMYYFLSMLSATDLGLTVSTLSTTLGILWFDACEISLYSCIVQMFFLHVFTFMESGVLVAMAFDHYVAICDPLRYTTILTNSRIIQMGLPMITRATVLILPLLLLLKPLYFCRMNALSYSYCYHPDVIQLACSDIRANSICGLIDLILTTGMDMPCIVLSYILIIHSVLRIAPPEERHKVFSTCVSHVGAVAIFYLPMLGLSLVYRYGWSAPRVVRSVMANVYLLLPPVLNPIIYSVETRQIHKAVLSLLLPK, from the coding sequence ATGCTGCAAAACCAGGACACCATGGAAATCCTAAGCAATTCAACATCTAAATTTCCAACCTTCTTGTTGACTGGCATTCCTGGCCTAGAGTCTTCCCACGCCTGGATCTCCATtcctttctgttgtttttatgcCATTGCCCTCTCTGGGAACAGCATGATCCTGTTTGTCATCACTATCCAGCAGAGTCTCCATGAACCCATGTATTATTTCCTCTCCATGCTCTCAGCCACTGATCTGGGCTTGACTGTTTCTACATTGTCAACAACATTAGGTATCCTCTGGTTTGATGCATGTGAAATCAGTCTATATAGCTGCATTGTccaaatgttttttcttcatgtattcaCTTTTATGGAATCTGGGGTGCTGGTGGCTATGGCCTTTGACCATTATGTGGCCATCTGTGATCCTCTGAGGTACACTACCATTCTCACTAACTCCAGAATCATTCAGATGGGTCTTCCGATGATTACACGTGCTACAGTACTAATACTACCACTACTTTTGCTCCTTAAGCCTCTCTATTTCTGTAGAATGAATGCCCTCTCCTACTCCTACTGTTACCATCCAGATGTGATTCAATTAGCGTGTTCAGACATTCGGGCAAACAGCATCTGTGGATTAATAGATCTCATCCTGACAACTGGAATGGATATGCCATGCATTGTCCTGTCATATATCTTAATTATTCACTCTGTCCTCAGAATTGCCCCTCCTGAAGAACGGCACAAGGTCTTCAGCACCTGTGTCTCCCACGTGGGAGCAGTTGCTATCTTCTACCTCCCCATGCTGGGCCTGTCCTTGGTGTATCGCTATGGTTGGTCAGCCCCCAGAGTGGTCCGTTCAGTGATGGCCAATGTATACCTGCTTTTACCCCCTGTGCTCAACCCCATCATCTACAGTGTAGAAACAAGACAGATCCACAAGGCCGTGCTCAGTCTGCTGCTTCCAAAATGA